From the genome of Streptomyces sp. V1I1, one region includes:
- a CDS encoding LysR substrate-binding domain-containing protein, with amino-acid sequence MSIEIRHLRCFLAIAEESSVTRAAARLHLTQPAVSRSLAALEKHLATRLVDRSTHHLALTAEGLVFRDKAAAAVAAFDEALDADRLRRRPLRLGHAWSALGPYTTPLLRRWQREHPDTPLELLRIDDRTAGLARGEVDAAVLRGPVDTPGLVTELLFTEPRVAAVTSDGPLAASASLALADLAAGPVILNTISGLTTLDLWPPESRPTRVLTVANTDDWLTAIAAGRGAGASVASTPEMHPHPGVAYRPLSDAPPAPVLLAWRATAGHPAIPQLAALAGEVAALQ; translated from the coding sequence ATGAGCATCGAGATACGCCATCTCCGCTGCTTCCTGGCCATCGCGGAGGAGTCCAGCGTGACCAGGGCGGCTGCCCGGCTGCACCTCACCCAGCCTGCGGTCTCCCGGTCGCTGGCCGCGCTGGAAAAACACCTCGCCACCCGGCTGGTGGACCGCTCCACCCATCATCTCGCCCTCACCGCTGAGGGCCTGGTCTTCCGCGACAAGGCAGCGGCAGCGGTGGCCGCCTTCGACGAGGCCCTGGACGCGGACCGGCTGCGCCGCCGGCCGCTGCGGCTCGGCCACGCCTGGTCCGCGCTCGGCCCGTACACCACCCCACTGCTGCGCCGCTGGCAGCGGGAGCACCCGGACACCCCGCTGGAACTCCTCCGCATCGACGACCGCACGGCCGGCCTCGCCCGCGGCGAGGTCGACGCGGCGGTCCTGCGCGGCCCGGTGGACACCCCCGGCCTGGTCACCGAGCTCCTCTTCACGGAACCCCGGGTGGCGGCGGTGACGTCGGACGGCCCCCTGGCGGCGAGCGCCTCTTTGGCACTCGCGGACCTGGCGGCGGGACCGGTGATCCTGAACACGATCTCGGGCCTGACGACGCTGGACCTCTGGCCACCGGAGTCCCGCCCCACGAGGGTGCTCACGGTGGCGAACACGGACGACTGGCTGACGGCGATCGCGGCGGGCCGGGGCGCGGGCGCGTCGGTGGCCTCCACGCCGGAGATGCACCCGCACCCGGGCGTCGCGTACCGCCCGCTGTCGGACGCGCCTCCGGCGCCGGTGCTGCTGGCGTGGCGCGCGACGGCGGGGCATCCGGCGATCCCTCAACTGGCGGCGCTGGCGGGGGAGGTGGCAGCACTGCAGTGA
- a CDS encoding DUF397 domain-containing protein: MQNVTDLYALTIESAAFAKACGGNTHPDGESCVTLARIGEDAWALGDSKQPGAKPLRFTTAELDAAGIDPERFGLSA, translated from the coding sequence ATGCAGAACGTCACCGACCTGTACGCGCTCACCATCGAGAGCGCCGCCTTCGCGAAGGCGTGCGGCGGGAATACCCACCCCGACGGAGAGTCCTGCGTGACCCTCGCCCGCATCGGCGAGGACGCCTGGGCCCTGGGTGACAGCAAGCAACCGGGCGCGAAGCCGCTCCGGTTCACCACGGCAGAGCTGGACGCGGCCGGGATCGACCCGGAGCGGTTCGGTCTCTCGGCCTAG
- a CDS encoding DUF6879 family protein, producing the protein MSVDGPNPVVLDGAEWKAYFRNFKRSAFRLEVHQVYTMPAEDETFRSFLAGDSKPDHFNATWHQTIRGNASSGRTMTRAKLVRRPLTDYSRYLFRWAIPGNVEAGEDYRIVDVTEREVDLPIQDFWMFDESTVVHLNYRPDGTQVNRELIESPDISQYLAWRDLALESSVPFNGYRT; encoded by the coding sequence ATGTCCGTGGATGGCCCTAACCCTGTCGTACTGGACGGCGCAGAATGGAAGGCGTACTTCCGAAACTTCAAGCGCTCCGCGTTCCGACTCGAGGTGCACCAGGTGTACACAATGCCGGCCGAAGACGAGACGTTCCGTAGCTTCCTCGCCGGTGACTCCAAGCCCGACCACTTCAATGCAACGTGGCACCAGACGATCCGGGGCAATGCGTCGTCGGGCCGCACCATGACCCGGGCCAAACTGGTCCGCAGGCCGTTGACGGACTACAGCCGCTACCTATTCAGGTGGGCAATCCCAGGAAACGTGGAGGCTGGGGAGGACTACCGGATCGTGGATGTGACTGAACGGGAGGTCGACCTGCCGATTCAGGACTTCTGGATGTTCGACGAATCGACCGTGGTGCATCTGAACTACCGGCCGGACGGAACACAGGTCAACCGTGAACTGATCGAGTCCCCTGACATCAGCCAGTACCTCGCATGGCGCGACCTGGCACTGGAGAGTTCCGTTCCCTTCAATGGGTATCGAACCTGA
- a CDS encoding helix-turn-helix transcriptional regulator, whose product MNRAQLGAALRALRQASGKEAKAVARGALMSPSKLSKIENAKLQPSAADVERILVAIGVSNEIKAEYTEAARAAGTETTEWRLLKRVGVHKGQQEVRALEAQMSVLRLFQPALVPGLLQTPEYIRAVLQRHNLSEDSLTRTISGRLERQAVLYDSTKSLRFVITEPVLRWRIVSPQMMAAQLDRIVSASRLSHVDIRVVPLGVQQYDVANHSFAIRDNRMVTVETVHAEVLVTDSRDVDLYVQKFDGFEQVALSGDGMRSMVEAIRDGFLREQETD is encoded by the coding sequence GTGAACAGAGCACAGCTTGGGGCCGCGCTGCGGGCGCTGCGGCAGGCATCCGGAAAGGAAGCCAAAGCAGTGGCCCGTGGCGCGCTCATGTCTCCGTCCAAGCTGTCCAAGATTGAGAACGCGAAGCTTCAGCCCAGCGCAGCGGACGTCGAGCGCATCCTGGTCGCTATTGGCGTATCGAATGAGATAAAGGCTGAGTACACCGAGGCCGCTCGAGCAGCCGGCACCGAGACTACCGAGTGGCGACTGCTGAAGCGGGTTGGCGTCCACAAGGGCCAACAGGAGGTCAGGGCTCTTGAGGCCCAGATGTCGGTACTGCGCCTGTTCCAACCGGCTCTCGTTCCTGGGTTGCTTCAGACACCGGAGTACATCCGAGCCGTTCTGCAACGTCATAACCTGAGCGAGGATTCCCTTACGCGCACCATTAGCGGCAGACTTGAGCGTCAAGCGGTTCTCTATGACAGCACAAAGTCACTGCGCTTCGTCATCACAGAACCCGTGCTTCGGTGGAGAATCGTCTCACCACAGATGATGGCTGCCCAGCTCGACCGGATCGTCTCGGCATCACGACTTTCTCACGTAGACATCCGCGTAGTCCCCCTCGGTGTACAGCAATACGACGTTGCAAACCATTCATTCGCGATCCGAGACAACCGAATGGTCACCGTGGAAACGGTTCACGCCGAGGTGCTCGTTACCGACTCGAGGGACGTGGACCTGTACGTCCAGAAGTTCGACGGCTTCGAGCAAGTAGCGTTGTCCGGCGACGGAATGCGGAGCATGGTCGAGGCCATCCGGGACGGATTCTTGCGGGAACAAGAAACAGACTAG
- a CDS encoding DMT family transporter — protein sequence MDEPRNTVVANEPEAAVALEGAVALEGAASTPGSRGSLGPVALVVAGALSVQFGAAIAVLLMPRAGALGVVTLRLVLAALVLLVVCRPKLRGHSRADWSTVVAFGAVMAAMNVLFYQAVDRIPLGVAVTLEVLGPLALSVIVSRRLVNLVWAGLALAGVVLLSGGGFDRLDPVGALFALSAGAMWAAYIVFSARTGRRFPQADGLALAMGVGAVLSLPLGIAESGSKLIVPSTLGLGLAVALMSSVLPYTLELLALRRLPAPTFAVLMSLEPAIAATAGFLVLHQALSVLDALAIALVIAASMGAVRTQVARKSSERLQS from the coding sequence GTGGACGAGCCTCGCAACACCGTCGTCGCCAACGAGCCGGAAGCCGCCGTCGCCCTGGAGGGTGCCGTCGCCCTGGAGGGTGCCGCCAGTACACCCGGCTCCCGCGGCAGCCTCGGGCCCGTCGCGCTCGTCGTCGCCGGTGCGCTCTCCGTCCAGTTCGGCGCGGCCATCGCCGTACTGCTCATGCCGCGCGCAGGAGCCCTCGGCGTCGTCACCCTCCGGCTCGTCCTCGCCGCGCTCGTCCTGCTCGTCGTCTGCCGGCCCAAACTCCGCGGGCACTCGCGCGCCGACTGGAGCACCGTCGTCGCCTTCGGCGCCGTCATGGCCGCCATGAACGTCCTCTTCTACCAGGCCGTCGACCGCATCCCGCTCGGCGTCGCCGTCACCCTCGAGGTCCTCGGACCGCTCGCGCTCTCGGTGATCGTCTCGCGGCGGCTGGTCAACCTCGTCTGGGCGGGACTCGCCCTCGCCGGCGTGGTCCTGCTCAGCGGCGGCGGCTTCGACCGGCTCGACCCCGTGGGCGCGCTCTTCGCGCTCTCCGCGGGCGCGATGTGGGCCGCGTACATCGTCTTCAGCGCCCGCACCGGGCGGCGGTTCCCGCAGGCCGACGGGCTCGCGCTGGCCATGGGTGTCGGGGCCGTGCTGAGCCTGCCGCTCGGGATCGCCGAGTCCGGCTCGAAGCTGATCGTGCCGTCCACGCTGGGGCTCGGCCTCGCCGTCGCGCTGATGTCGTCCGTCCTCCCGTACACGCTGGAACTGCTCGCGCTGCGTCGGCTGCCCGCCCCGACCTTCGCGGTGCTGATGAGCCTGGAGCCGGCGATCGCGGCGACGGCCGGGTTCCTCGTACTGCATCAAGCCCTTTCCGTGCTGGACGCGTTGGCGATCGCGCTGGTCATCGCCGCGAGCATGGGCGCGGTACGGACCCAGGTGGCGAGAAAGTCGTCAGAAAGGCTCCAGAGCTAA
- a CDS encoding TIGR03084 family metal-binding protein: MSDPTVVLDDLLSESDQLDRLVSELESAAWARPTPAERWSIAHQIAHLAWTDSAALLAVTDPDAFAAQVEKALTAPDSFVDDGADEVAALPPDRLLARWRDGRERLQLALRAAPAGARFPWYGPPMSVASMATGRLMETWAHGQDIADALGVVREPTARLRHVAYIGVRARDYAFGVRGLTPPGAPFRVELTAPDGDLWAYGPEDAAERVTGPALDFCLLVTQRANRADLEVRADGEDADRWLDIAQAFAGPAGPGREPKEA, from the coding sequence GTGTCCGACCCCACCGTCGTACTCGACGACCTGCTCAGTGAGAGTGACCAACTCGACCGACTGGTGAGCGAGTTGGAGTCGGCGGCATGGGCCCGCCCCACTCCCGCCGAGCGCTGGAGCATCGCGCACCAGATCGCCCACCTCGCGTGGACCGACTCCGCCGCCCTCCTGGCCGTCACCGACCCCGACGCCTTCGCCGCCCAGGTCGAAAAGGCCCTCACCGCGCCCGACTCCTTCGTCGACGACGGCGCGGACGAAGTGGCCGCGCTGCCGCCCGACCGGCTTCTCGCCCGCTGGCGCGACGGCCGCGAGCGCCTCCAGCTGGCCCTGCGCGCCGCCCCGGCCGGGGCCCGTTTCCCCTGGTACGGGCCGCCGATGAGCGTCGCGTCCATGGCGACCGGGCGGCTGATGGAGACCTGGGCGCACGGGCAGGACATCGCGGACGCGCTCGGTGTCGTACGCGAACCCACCGCGCGGCTGCGGCACGTCGCGTACATCGGCGTGCGGGCGCGGGACTACGCCTTCGGAGTACGAGGACTGACGCCGCCCGGCGCGCCCTTCCGGGTCGAACTGACCGCGCCGGACGGCGATCTATGGGCGTACGGACCCGAAGACGCCGCCGAGCGCGTCACCGGGCCCGCGCTGGATTTCTGCCTGCTGGTGACCCAGCGGGCCAACCGCGCCGACCTCGAAGTACGGGCCGACGGGGAGGACGCCGACCGGTGGCTGGACATCGCGCAGGCCTTCGCGGGCCCCGCGGGACCGGGCCGCGAACCGAAGGAGGCCTGA
- a CDS encoding DUF6879 family protein has product MTSSSRTLGGLFDAFEREAFRLETMADYSKSGNIDAYQAFMAGKRQPEDYNSGWVETLRSHTSQGKRIYRVHILTRPLTDYLRFELGWGYQKNMTGGEEFFILDVTEKTNPLAGVPDFWLFDSEHAAVMRYDDHGAFLGADVLASNGAAEFTRYRETALAHAEPFTDWWAKYGE; this is encoded by the coding sequence GTGACAAGCTCATCTAGGACTCTCGGCGGCCTCTTCGACGCATTCGAACGAGAAGCGTTTCGGCTGGAAACCATGGCCGACTACAGCAAGTCCGGGAACATCGACGCCTATCAGGCGTTCATGGCCGGGAAGCGGCAGCCGGAGGACTATAACTCTGGCTGGGTGGAAACACTTCGGTCGCATACGAGCCAGGGGAAGCGCATCTACCGCGTGCACATCTTGACCCGCCCGCTGACGGACTATCTCAGGTTCGAACTTGGGTGGGGATACCAGAAGAACATGACCGGAGGGGAGGAATTCTTCATCCTTGACGTCACCGAAAAGACTAACCCACTAGCGGGCGTGCCGGATTTCTGGCTCTTCGATTCGGAACATGCGGCCGTCATGCGCTATGACGACCATGGGGCGTTCCTCGGGGCGGATGTGTTGGCGTCGAACGGTGCGGCGGAGTTTACCCGTTACCGAGAAACAGCGCTCGCTCACGCGGAGCCGTTCACCGACTGGTGGGCCAAGTACGGCGAGTGA